Proteins from one Catenuloplanes atrovinosus genomic window:
- a CDS encoding bifunctional helix-turn-helix transcriptional regulator/GNAT family N-acetyltransferase: protein MDDIATVRAFNRFYTNLVGALQDEHLHTPYTLTEARVLYELAAGPGRDLLDLRRTLDLDPGYLTRIMTRFTGDGLVIQSRSETDGRRRTVTLTDRGRAAAATLDARATETIGAMLGKLSGADRARLLGAMGTITELLGPPGDAPGRIVVLRAPHPGDLGWIVQRHGAVYAAEHGFDGTFEAWVARIVADYATGHDPAREAVWIADVAGEPVGSIMCVRVDDTTAKLRILLVEAAARGLGVGGRLVGECIRFAREAGYARMVLETYGAMEAARRIYLRAGFTMDSAEPVRAHGHDLVKESWSLTL from the coding sequence ATGGATGACATCGCCACCGTTCGCGCGTTCAACCGCTTCTACACCAACCTGGTCGGCGCGCTGCAGGACGAGCACCTGCACACGCCGTACACGCTGACCGAGGCGCGAGTGCTCTACGAACTGGCCGCCGGACCCGGGCGGGACCTGCTCGACCTGCGGCGCACGCTCGACCTCGACCCCGGCTACCTGACCCGGATCATGACCCGGTTCACCGGCGACGGCCTGGTGATCCAGTCACGCTCCGAGACCGACGGCCGCCGCCGCACGGTCACGCTCACCGATCGCGGCCGGGCCGCCGCCGCCACGCTCGACGCGCGGGCCACCGAGACGATCGGCGCGATGCTCGGGAAACTCTCCGGCGCGGACCGGGCCCGGCTGCTCGGCGCGATGGGCACGATCACCGAGCTGCTCGGGCCGCCCGGCGACGCGCCCGGCCGGATCGTGGTGCTGCGCGCGCCGCACCCCGGCGACCTCGGCTGGATCGTGCAGCGGCACGGCGCGGTCTACGCGGCCGAGCACGGCTTCGACGGCACGTTCGAGGCGTGGGTGGCGCGGATCGTCGCCGACTACGCGACCGGTCACGACCCCGCGCGGGAGGCGGTCTGGATCGCGGACGTGGCGGGCGAGCCGGTCGGGTCGATCATGTGCGTGCGGGTCGACGACACCACCGCCAAGTTGCGGATTCTGCTGGTCGAGGCGGCGGCGCGCGGGCTCGGGGTGGGCGGGCGGCTGGTCGGCGAGTGCATCCGGTTCGCCCGCGAGGCCGGGTACGCGCGCATGGTGCTGGAGACGTACGGCGCGATGGAGGCGGCCCGCCGGATCTACCTGCGCGCCGGGTTCACGATGGACTCCGCCGAGCCGGTCCGGGCGCACGGCCACGACCTCGTGAAGGAATCCTGGTCGCTGACGCTCTGA
- a CDS encoding glucose 1-dehydrogenase has protein sequence MRGLTITPGTAGSLRLVDDLPEPAPDEGEILVEAVAVGVCGTDREIIDGEYGEAPGDGDLVIGHESLARVLEDPTGTFAAGDLVAGIVRHPDPVPCPNCAAGEWDMCRNGGYTEHGIKGRHGFARERYRLERDFAVRLEPGLGLAGVLLEPASVLAKAWEHIERIGARSVWRPESVLVTGAGPIGLLAALLGTQRDLDVHVLDHNTEGHKPELARALGATYHSEPVGEVDFAPDVIIECTAVPSIVLDVMGKVGPNGMACLTGVSGPGRRNQVDAGALNRELVLENNVVFGTVNANRRHWEAAADALARADRDWLTALITKRVPLSSYEDAYADHKGEVKIALEF, from the coding sequence ATGCGGGGACTCACCATCACGCCGGGCACCGCCGGCTCACTGCGGCTCGTGGACGATCTGCCGGAACCGGCGCCGGACGAGGGCGAGATCCTGGTCGAGGCGGTCGCGGTCGGCGTCTGCGGCACCGACCGGGAGATCATCGACGGCGAGTACGGCGAGGCGCCCGGCGACGGCGACCTGGTCATCGGCCACGAGTCGCTGGCCCGAGTGCTGGAGGACCCGACCGGCACGTTCGCGGCCGGCGACCTGGTGGCCGGCATCGTCCGGCACCCCGACCCGGTCCCGTGCCCGAACTGCGCGGCCGGCGAGTGGGACATGTGCCGCAACGGCGGCTACACCGAGCACGGGATCAAGGGCCGGCACGGGTTCGCGCGCGAGCGCTACCGGCTGGAGCGCGACTTCGCGGTGCGGCTGGAGCCCGGGCTGGGGCTCGCCGGCGTGCTGCTGGAGCCGGCCAGCGTGCTGGCGAAGGCGTGGGAGCACATCGAGCGGATCGGTGCCCGGTCGGTCTGGCGGCCGGAGAGCGTGCTGGTCACCGGCGCCGGCCCGATCGGGCTGCTGGCCGCGCTGCTCGGCACGCAGCGAGACCTGGACGTGCACGTGCTCGACCACAACACCGAGGGGCACAAGCCGGAGCTGGCCCGCGCGCTCGGCGCCACGTACCACTCGGAGCCGGTCGGCGAGGTCGACTTCGCGCCCGACGTGATCATCGAGTGCACGGCCGTGCCGTCGATCGTCCTCGACGTGATGGGCAAGGTCGGCCCGAACGGCATGGCCTGCCTGACCGGCGTCTCCGGCCCCGGGCGGCGCAACCAGGTGGACGCGGGCGCGCTCAACCGCGAGCTGGTCCTGGAGAACAACGTCGTCTTCGGCACCGTGAACGCGAACCGCCGGCACTGGGAGGCGGCGGCCGACGCGCTCGCCCGCGCCGACCGCGACTGGCTCACCGCCCTGATCACCAAGCGGGTGCCGCTCTCCTCGTACGAGGACGCCTACGCCGACCACAAGGGCGAGGTCAAGATCGCGCTGGAGTTCTGA
- a CDS encoding DUF2252 domain-containing protein: MGNEQRAAHIVDVLMREFGELIAIDPAAFRRKFRKMAASPFAFYRGSAALFYADLTGDFADDRFLNARTSRVWIHGDLHAENFGTYMNSSGELVFNVNDFDEAYVGPFSWDLKRFAASIALLGYAKALSDDVIGDLVTTFARSYLTELRAIARGGDDAIGSITLANADGVLLKVLQQARLNTRVDLLAAQTTIDDYERRFTLADGVYRIDDEVRAIVTDAFTRYLGTLPAATAGHRPVEAHIKDIVLRKGVGIGSAGLPSYNILLEGHTQALENDVVIYMKQAQVPAVARHIDDGAVHGYFKHQGHRTSESQRALQAHADPWLGYTEIDGVGQLVAEVSPYAADLDWSDVNEHDELTGVVADLGRAVARMHSVADDESAHDLVDFSTEEAIVAEVDRDEPGFIRHLVEFAHGYGDRARADHQQFVDLFRNGKLPGL; this comes from the coding sequence ATGGGAAATGAGCAGCGTGCCGCGCATATCGTCGACGTTCTCATGCGCGAGTTCGGCGAGCTGATCGCGATCGACCCGGCCGCGTTCCGGCGGAAGTTCCGGAAGATGGCGGCGTCGCCGTTCGCGTTCTACCGGGGCAGTGCGGCGCTGTTCTACGCGGATCTGACCGGCGACTTCGCGGACGACCGGTTCCTGAACGCGCGCACCAGCCGGGTGTGGATCCACGGGGACCTGCACGCGGAGAACTTCGGGACGTACATGAACAGCTCCGGCGAGCTGGTGTTCAACGTCAACGACTTCGACGAGGCGTACGTGGGGCCGTTCTCCTGGGACCTCAAGCGCTTCGCCGCCAGCATCGCGCTCCTCGGGTACGCCAAGGCGCTCTCCGACGACGTGATCGGCGACCTGGTCACCACGTTCGCCCGGTCCTACCTGACCGAGCTGCGCGCGATCGCGCGCGGCGGCGACGACGCGATCGGCTCGATCACGCTGGCGAACGCGGACGGTGTGCTGCTCAAGGTGCTCCAGCAGGCCCGGCTCAACACGCGCGTGGACCTGCTCGCGGCGCAGACCACGATCGACGACTACGAGCGGCGGTTCACGCTCGCCGACGGCGTCTACCGGATCGACGACGAGGTCCGGGCCATCGTGACCGACGCGTTCACCCGCTACCTGGGCACGCTGCCGGCCGCGACCGCGGGGCACCGGCCGGTCGAGGCGCACATCAAGGACATCGTGCTGCGCAAGGGTGTGGGCATCGGGTCGGCCGGGCTGCCGTCGTACAACATCCTGCTGGAGGGGCACACGCAGGCGCTCGAGAACGACGTGGTCATCTACATGAAGCAGGCGCAGGTCCCGGCCGTGGCGCGGCACATCGACGACGGCGCCGTGCACGGCTACTTCAAGCACCAGGGCCACCGTACGTCCGAGTCGCAGCGGGCCCTCCAGGCGCACGCGGACCCGTGGCTCGGCTACACCGAGATCGACGGCGTCGGCCAGCTCGTCGCGGAGGTCTCCCCGTACGCGGCGGACCTGGACTGGTCGGACGTGAACGAGCACGACGAGCTGACCGGCGTGGTCGCCGACCTGGGCCGCGCGGTGGCCCGCATGCACTCGGTCGCGGACGACGAGTCCGCGCACGACCTGGTCGACTTCTCCACCGAGGAGGCGATCGTGGCCGAGGTCGACCGCGACGAGCCCGGCTTCATCCGGCATCTGGTCGAGTTCGCCCACGGCTACGGCGACCGGGCGCGCGCCGACCACCAGCAGTTCGTGGACCTGTTCCGGAACGGGAAGCTGCCCGGCCTCTGA
- a CDS encoding NADH-quinone oxidoreductase subunit B, whose protein sequence is MAGLPQVLGEPIKFVLNWGRRYSLWVFNFGLACCAIEFIAASMGRHDFMRLGVIPFAHSPRQADLMVVSGTVTDKMAPAIKRLYDQMPEPKYVISFGSCANCGGPYWDSYSVTKGVDQLIPVDVYVPGCPPRPEALLHGILRLQERIAAEESGLGGVSRPDPRALTAPIVPPPRP, encoded by the coding sequence GTGGCCGGTCTTCCGCAGGTCCTCGGCGAGCCCATCAAGTTCGTGCTGAACTGGGGGCGGCGCTATTCACTCTGGGTGTTCAACTTCGGGCTGGCCTGCTGCGCGATCGAGTTCATCGCGGCCAGCATGGGCCGGCACGACTTCATGCGCCTCGGCGTCATCCCGTTCGCGCACAGCCCCCGCCAGGCCGACCTGATGGTGGTCTCCGGGACCGTGACGGACAAGATGGCGCCGGCCATCAAGCGGCTCTACGACCAGATGCCCGAGCCGAAGTACGTCATCTCGTTCGGCTCGTGCGCCAACTGCGGCGGCCCGTACTGGGACTCGTACTCCGTCACCAAGGGCGTCGACCAGCTCATCCCGGTCGACGTGTACGTCCCCGGCTGCCCGCCGCGGCCCGAGGCGCTGCTGCACGGCATCCTCCGCCTCCAGGAGCGGATCGCGGCCGAGGAGTCCGGCCTCGGCGGGGTCTCCCGCCCCGACCCCCGCGCGCTCACCGCCCCGATCGTGCCGCCGCCGCGCCCGTAA
- a CDS encoding siderophore-interacting protein has protein sequence MPEPRRTPQARTATVTRTERITPHMIRVWLTGDELAGFGAGEFSDHYVKLCFPQDGVEYPSPLDMAVVRRDMPRALWPRVRTYTVRSWDPRTLELAIDFVHHGDEGIAGPWADRARPGDTLTMLGPGGAYLPDPAAGWHLLIGDESALPAIGASLERLPLGAQARVFIEVSGPEEEQKLATDGLAEIVWVHRGGAVVGERLVETVRAAVPAFPAGDLQAFVHGEANFVKEFRRLLKLELGVPMERLSISGYWRRGADEDGWQSSKAEWNRRVEEEEAALVAR, from the coding sequence ATGCCTGAGCCCCGGCGCACGCCGCAGGCGCGGACCGCGACCGTGACCCGCACGGAGCGGATCACGCCGCACATGATCCGCGTCTGGCTGACCGGCGACGAGCTGGCCGGCTTCGGTGCCGGTGAGTTCTCCGACCACTACGTCAAGCTCTGTTTCCCGCAGGACGGAGTGGAGTACCCGAGCCCGCTCGACATGGCCGTGGTCCGCCGTGACATGCCGCGCGCGCTGTGGCCCCGCGTGCGGACGTACACGGTGCGTTCCTGGGACCCGCGGACGCTGGAGCTGGCGATCGACTTCGTGCACCACGGCGACGAGGGCATCGCCGGCCCGTGGGCCGACCGCGCGCGCCCCGGCGACACGCTCACCATGCTCGGCCCGGGCGGCGCCTACCTGCCCGACCCGGCCGCCGGCTGGCACCTGCTGATCGGTGACGAGAGCGCGCTGCCGGCCATCGGCGCGTCGCTGGAGCGGCTGCCGCTGGGCGCGCAGGCCCGGGTGTTCATCGAGGTCAGCGGCCCCGAGGAGGAGCAGAAGCTGGCCACGGACGGGCTCGCCGAGATCGTCTGGGTGCACCGCGGCGGCGCCGTGGTCGGCGAGAGGCTGGTGGAGACCGTGCGCGCGGCCGTCCCGGCGTTCCCGGCCGGCGACCTGCAGGCGTTCGTGCACGGCGAGGCGAACTTCGTGAAGGAGTTCCGCCGGCTGCTCAAGCTGGAGCTGGGCGTGCCCATGGAGCGGCTGTCCATCTCCGGTTACTGGCGCCGCGGCGCGGACGAGGACGGCTGGCAGTCGTCCAAGGCGGAGTGGAACCGGCGCGTCGAGGAGGAGGAAGCCGCGCTCGTCGCACGCTAA
- a CDS encoding glutamate-5-semialdehyde dehydrogenase: MSSVIEQAGRARTAAAALATASRTIKDAALAAMADALVARTAEIVEANAKDVEAGRAAGLSDAIIDRLSLDAARIAGMADGLRHMAGLPDPVGEVVRGSTLANGLELRQIRVPFGVVGIIYEGRPNVTADAAGICLKSGNAALLRGSGSAAHSNAAIVAVLRDAVEAQGLPADAVQLLDSATRDSVKELMRARGLVDVLIPRGGASLIKTVVEESTVPVIETGVGNCHVYVDRHADLEKALAITLNSKTQRLSTCNTAESLLVHADVADLFLPAVLDAFAEAGVTVHGDAHTASYDPRVVAATEEDYATEYLSADISVAVVESLDAAIAHIGRYSTGHTEAIVTDSVVASREFVARVDAAAIMVNASTRFTDGGEFGFGAEIGISTQKLHARGPMGLPELTSTKYVVTGDAHLRG; this comes from the coding sequence ATGTCGAGCGTGATCGAGCAGGCGGGACGGGCGCGCACGGCCGCCGCCGCGCTGGCCACCGCGTCCCGCACAATCAAGGACGCGGCGCTGGCCGCGATGGCGGACGCGCTGGTGGCGCGCACCGCCGAGATCGTCGAGGCGAACGCGAAGGACGTCGAGGCGGGCCGCGCGGCCGGGCTCTCCGACGCGATCATCGACCGCCTGTCGCTGGACGCGGCGCGGATCGCGGGCATGGCGGACGGGCTGCGGCACATGGCCGGCCTGCCCGACCCGGTCGGCGAGGTGGTGCGCGGCTCCACCCTGGCGAACGGGCTGGAGCTGCGGCAGATCCGGGTGCCGTTCGGCGTGGTCGGCATCATCTACGAGGGCCGGCCGAACGTGACCGCGGACGCGGCCGGCATCTGCCTGAAGTCCGGCAACGCGGCGCTGCTGCGCGGCTCCGGCTCGGCGGCCCACTCGAACGCCGCGATCGTGGCGGTGCTGCGTGACGCGGTCGAGGCGCAGGGTCTGCCGGCCGACGCGGTGCAGCTGCTCGACTCCGCCACCCGCGACTCGGTGAAGGAGTTGATGCGGGCGCGCGGCCTGGTCGACGTGCTGATCCCGCGCGGCGGCGCCTCGCTGATCAAGACGGTGGTGGAGGAGTCCACGGTCCCGGTGATCGAGACCGGCGTCGGCAACTGCCACGTGTACGTGGACAGGCACGCGGACCTGGAGAAGGCGCTGGCGATCACGCTCAACTCGAAGACGCAGCGGCTGTCCACCTGTAACACGGCCGAGTCGCTGCTGGTGCACGCGGACGTGGCCGACCTCTTCCTGCCGGCCGTGCTGGACGCGTTCGCGGAGGCCGGCGTGACCGTGCACGGCGACGCGCACACCGCGTCGTACGATCCGCGCGTGGTGGCCGCGACCGAGGAGGACTACGCCACCGAGTACCTCTCCGCCGACATCTCCGTGGCCGTGGTCGAGTCGCTGGACGCGGCGATCGCGCACATCGGGCGTTACTCGACCGGGCACACCGAGGCGATCGTGACCGACTCCGTGGTGGCGTCCCGGGAGTTCGTGGCGCGGGTGGACGCCGCCGCGATCATGGTGAACGCGTCGACCCGGTTCACCGACGGCGGCGAGTTCGGCTTCGGCGCGGAGATCGGCATCTCCACCCAGAAGCTGCACGCCCGCGGCCCGATGGGCCTGCCGGAGCTGACCTCGACGAAGTACGTCGTCACCGGGGACGCGCACCTGCGAGGCTGA
- the proB gene encoding glutamate 5-kinase: protein MREAVTGAKRIVVKVGSSSLTTAAGGIDGERVSSLVDALAKLVDDGREVVLVSSGAIAAGLAPLGLRRRPRDLAAQQAAASVGQGLLIGHYAASFARFGRTVGQVLLTADDVTRRAHYRNAYRTLRKLLDLRAVPIVNENDTVATDEIRFGDNDRLAALVAALVEADLLVLLSDVDALYTGDPAKPDSRRIDEVRGGDDLAGVAIGKTGRAGVGTGGMVTKVEAARIATGAGIPVVLTAAPLAGAALAGEPIGTFFHREPRKPAARLFWLAHATAPRGRLHLDPGAVQAIVVRRKSLLPAGITAVDGSFLAGEPVDLVDAGSGVPVARGLVNYDAVELPVLLGRSTKDLDPDYRREIVHRDDLVLL from the coding sequence GTGCGTGAAGCGGTAACCGGAGCGAAGCGGATCGTGGTCAAGGTGGGGTCGTCCTCGCTCACCACGGCCGCCGGCGGGATCGACGGGGAGCGGGTGTCGTCGCTGGTCGACGCGCTGGCGAAGCTGGTCGACGACGGCCGGGAGGTGGTGCTCGTCTCGTCCGGTGCGATCGCGGCCGGGCTGGCGCCGCTCGGCCTGCGCCGCCGCCCGCGCGACCTGGCCGCGCAGCAGGCGGCCGCGAGCGTGGGCCAGGGGCTGCTGATCGGGCACTATGCGGCGAGCTTCGCCCGGTTCGGCCGCACGGTCGGGCAGGTGCTGCTCACCGCGGACGACGTGACCCGCCGCGCGCACTACCGCAACGCGTACCGCACGCTGCGCAAACTGCTCGATCTGAGGGCTGTGCCGATCGTGAACGAGAACGACACGGTCGCCACGGACGAGATCCGGTTCGGCGACAACGACCGGCTGGCCGCGCTGGTCGCCGCGCTGGTCGAGGCGGACCTGCTGGTGCTGCTCTCCGACGTGGACGCGCTCTACACCGGCGATCCGGCCAAGCCGGACTCGCGCCGGATCGACGAGGTGCGCGGCGGCGACGACCTGGCCGGCGTCGCGATCGGGAAGACCGGAAGGGCCGGCGTGGGTACGGGCGGGATGGTCACCAAGGTGGAGGCCGCGCGGATCGCGACCGGCGCCGGCATCCCGGTGGTGCTCACCGCCGCACCGCTGGCCGGCGCCGCGCTGGCCGGCGAGCCGATCGGCACGTTCTTCCACCGCGAGCCGCGCAAGCCCGCGGCCCGGCTGTTCTGGCTGGCGCACGCGACCGCGCCGCGCGGCCGGCTGCACCTGGACCCGGGCGCGGTGCAGGCGATCGTGGTGCGCCGCAAGTCGCTGCTCCCGGCCGGGATCACGGCCGTGGACGGCTCGTTCCTGGCCGGCGAGCCGGTCGACCTGGTCGACGCCGGCTCCGGCGTGCCGGTGGCGCGCGGGCTGGTCAACTATGACGCGGTGGAGCTGCCGGTGCTGCTCGGCCGGTCCACCAAGGATCTCGACCCCGACTACCGACGCGAGATCGTCCACCGCGACGACCTCGTCCTCCTCTGA
- a CDS encoding MGMT family protein produces the protein MTPEEYVEAVLTLVESIPPGRVMSYGAIADALYDRSGRASARLVGTIMARHGGAVPWYRVVNSAGRLPPHHEGRARELLAAEGLVFTGERVPMSRYAWNPPA, from the coding sequence ATGACCCCGGAGGAGTACGTCGAGGCCGTGCTCACGCTGGTCGAGAGCATCCCGCCGGGCCGGGTGATGTCATACGGCGCGATCGCGGACGCGCTCTACGACCGGTCCGGCCGCGCCTCCGCCCGCCTGGTCGGCACGATCATGGCGCGGCACGGCGGCGCGGTGCCCTGGTACCGCGTGGTGAACAGCGCCGGCCGGCTCCCGCCGCACCACGAGGGCCGCGCGCGTGAGCTGCTGGCCGCCGAGGGGCTGGTGTTCACCGGCGAACGGGTCCCGATGTCGCGGTACGCGTGGAATCCGCCGGCGTGA
- a CDS encoding gamma-glutamyltransferase, whose protein sequence is MTTTRSHRQPVPPAVAAGHPATAEAGLRALAAGGTAADAAVAAVLASAATESIFTGLGGGGFAIWFDAATRAVTCLDFFCAVPGLDGDVTAGDMVPTDVAFGAVPVTYSIGGASVAVPGVPAGCGEVHRRWGALPWARVVEPATLLARTGVVLPAQHAQTLIGCGPALSVGDGEAVYRPRGRYLTAGERLYHPGLETAMTELAEDGPSIFYTGRLAKLMVDAVRANGGALGPADLAAYRVNELPLREARLARRHVLARHDLNALIATIGTLPADLADLPRPSRAVAVARALADPHPQRLGDTTNVAAVDAHGNACVITTTLGLGAGVWLPGLGVHLNSMLGEAELITADLAPGARMSSMMCPLIVLDGTGELVLAAGSAGASRIRTALIHTLIATLIDDLDMTAAIARPRFHVVGHEVHAEAGVPDDELDALTAAGFPVTRWDHLSHYFGGASAIGRPGAAADPRRGGAVALL, encoded by the coding sequence GTGACGACTACCCGAAGCCACCGACAGCCCGTGCCGCCCGCGGTCGCCGCCGGCCACCCCGCCACCGCCGAGGCCGGCCTGCGCGCGCTCGCCGCCGGCGGCACCGCCGCGGACGCCGCGGTCGCGGCCGTGCTGGCCAGCGCCGCGACCGAGAGCATCTTCACCGGGCTGGGCGGCGGTGGCTTCGCGATCTGGTTCGACGCCGCCACCCGCGCCGTGACCTGCCTCGACTTCTTCTGCGCGGTGCCCGGCCTGGACGGCGACGTGACGGCCGGCGACATGGTGCCGACCGATGTCGCGTTCGGCGCGGTGCCGGTCACGTACTCGATCGGCGGTGCCAGCGTGGCCGTGCCCGGCGTCCCGGCCGGGTGCGGCGAGGTGCACCGCCGCTGGGGCGCACTGCCGTGGGCCCGCGTGGTCGAACCGGCGACGCTCCTGGCGCGCACCGGCGTGGTGCTGCCCGCGCAACACGCGCAGACACTGATCGGCTGCGGCCCCGCGCTGTCCGTCGGCGACGGCGAGGCCGTCTACCGCCCCCGAGGCCGGTACCTGACCGCGGGCGAGCGGCTCTACCACCCCGGCCTGGAGACCGCGATGACCGAACTGGCCGAGGATGGCCCGTCCATCTTCTACACCGGACGGCTGGCCAAGCTGATGGTCGACGCGGTCCGCGCCAACGGCGGCGCGCTCGGTCCCGCCGACCTCGCCGCGTACCGGGTGAACGAACTCCCGCTCCGCGAAGCGCGCCTGGCCCGCCGCCACGTGCTCGCCCGCCACGACCTGAACGCGCTGATCGCCACGATCGGCACGCTCCCCGCCGACCTCGCCGACCTGCCCCGGCCGTCCCGCGCCGTCGCCGTGGCCCGCGCGCTCGCCGACCCGCACCCGCAGCGGCTCGGCGACACCACCAACGTGGCCGCGGTCGACGCGCACGGCAACGCCTGCGTCATCACCACCACGCTCGGCCTAGGCGCCGGCGTCTGGCTGCCCGGCCTCGGCGTCCACCTCAACTCCATGCTCGGCGAGGCCGAACTGATCACCGCCGACCTGGCACCCGGCGCCCGCATGTCCTCGATGATGTGCCCGCTGATCGTCCTCGACGGCACCGGCGAGCTGGTCCTCGCCGCCGGTTCCGCCGGCGCGTCCCGCATCCGTACCGCACTGATCCACACGCTGATCGCCACGCTCATCGACGACCTCGACATGACCGCCGCCATCGCCCGCCCCCGCTTCCACGTGGTCGGCCACGAGGTCCACGCCGAGGCCGGCGTCCCCGACGACGAACTGGACGCCCTCACCGCCGCCGGCTTCCCGGTCACCCGCTGGGACCACCTCAGCCACTACTTCGGCGGCGCCTCCGCCATCGGCCGCCCCGGCGCCGCCGCCGACCCCCGCCGCGGCGGTGCGGTAGCCCTCCTCTGA
- a CDS encoding prenyltransferase/squalene oxidase repeat-containing protein — protein MDAAIGFVVARGDQVDRARLSYLRTGAPAPDDAIARTEMGQAPDGGWPAQWGGEIASIDATCFRLAELDDLGALGRPAGRKALDWLAGRQRPDGTWEEDASYARDAPPWARPGDPEARLHLTALAAYWLIIGGGRASAESGHFDPRLGGAYAGVARSAARAIAASLRPDGSWPSFLITGALGAAVLYRQDMFYEAARMQLILADRLPKLSPGDTAYLAATLRRAGVPDDDPLPRATRQRLGETQRTDGGWPSDDGDAFDVHTTLLAIRATRP, from the coding sequence ATGGATGCCGCGATAGGTTTCGTGGTTGCCCGCGGCGATCAGGTGGATCGAGCCCGGCTCTCCTACCTGCGCACCGGTGCACCCGCGCCCGACGACGCGATCGCCCGCACCGAGATGGGCCAGGCCCCCGACGGCGGCTGGCCCGCCCAGTGGGGCGGCGAGATCGCCTCGATCGACGCCACCTGCTTCCGCCTCGCCGAGCTCGACGACCTCGGCGCGCTCGGCCGCCCCGCCGGCCGCAAGGCGCTCGACTGGCTCGCCGGCCGCCAGCGCCCGGACGGCACCTGGGAGGAGGACGCGTCCTACGCGCGCGACGCGCCACCCTGGGCCCGCCCCGGCGACCCGGAGGCCCGCCTGCACCTGACCGCGCTGGCCGCGTACTGGCTGATCATCGGCGGCGGCCGGGCCTCCGCCGAGAGCGGCCACTTCGACCCGCGGCTCGGCGGCGCCTACGCCGGCGTCGCCCGCTCCGCCGCCCGGGCCATCGCCGCCTCCCTCCGCCCGGACGGCAGCTGGCCGTCCTTCCTGATCACCGGCGCCCTCGGCGCCGCCGTCCTCTACCGCCAGGACATGTTCTACGAGGCCGCCCGCATGCAGCTCATCCTCGCCGACCGCCTCCCCAAGCTCAGCCCCGGCGACACCGCCTACCTCGCCGCCACCCTCCGCCGCGCCGGCGTCCCCGACGACGACCCCCTCCCTCGCGCCACCCGCCAACGCCTCGGCGAAACCCAACGCACCGACGGCGGCTGGCCCAGCGACGACGGCGACGCCTTCGACGTCCACACCACCCTCCTCGCCATCCGCGCCACCCGCCCCTGA